From the genome of Candidatus Nitrosocosmicus oleophilus, one region includes:
- a CDS encoding valine--tRNA ligase: protein MSSKITEKIWSSDIERKIIEEWKANNVYDNIETNQSKDKYFVIDTPPPYPSGRPWHIGAAAHYSQIDMISRVARLKGFKVIFPIGVDRNGIPVEIHTEKKYKIRMRNTERKEFLKLCKLTLDDTENEFIEILQSLGLSADFKQKYQTDSPDFRAFTQSTFIEMWNKGLVYLGNRPNNYCIDCGTTIADAEIIYDDIETKLVYIKFYLENNNEFIVIATTRPELLFACQAVIVNPDDERYKEMQGKTLRIPIFNREVKIRSHHSANKNFGSGAVMICSYGDLNDVQLFRELGLMEIRSINLNGKTTEFAGMFSNLRIKEARSKIIDELEKQGLVEKIEIISHRTPLCERSKTPIEIISLEDYYLKQVDFKSNLLEQSKDIKFYPEMHRQILLNWINSITIDWPISRRRFYGTEIPIWYCTKCKKPNLPEPGKYYRPWDENPPFDKCTSCNNDKFEGEKKIFDTWMDSSITPLYITKFYKNRETFNKIYPVSIRPQGKDIVRTWLYYTLLRCLYLTKHIPWHSAWIMGYGVDEKGEKMSKSKGNVIDPLPIIKKYGADAFRFWSASETNVGYDFRCSEQKIQSAQKFLSKLWNIGRFISNFEIIDENNRPQELEATDKWILSELASMTKKCLDGYEELNFFIPANALREFTWNIFAAHYIEMIKSRAYNNESEEERKSALYTIHKCFRTILLLLEPISPFITYELWKKIYEDGEIVSEQKKIPTVEIEYDALVSSTQHIVKFNSEIWNKKKETLSSVTNKPLSLKDPIKTQIPRELELFKDDLILMHNIIVE from the coding sequence TTGAGTTCAAAGATTACAGAAAAGATATGGTCATCAGATATTGAGAGAAAGATCATAGAAGAATGGAAAGCTAATAACGTTTATGACAACATTGAAACTAATCAAAGTAAAGATAAATATTTTGTAATAGACACACCGCCTCCTTATCCATCTGGAAGACCGTGGCACATTGGTGCAGCTGCTCACTATTCGCAAATTGATATGATATCAAGAGTTGCCCGCTTAAAGGGCTTTAAAGTTATTTTTCCAATTGGCGTGGATCGTAATGGAATTCCTGTAGAAATTCATACAGAAAAAAAATACAAGATCAGAATGAGAAATACAGAAAGGAAAGAATTTTTAAAATTATGCAAGCTAACTCTTGATGATACTGAAAACGAATTTATAGAAATTCTCCAAAGCCTGGGTTTAAGTGCGGATTTTAAACAGAAATATCAGACAGATTCTCCGGATTTCAGAGCTTTCACGCAGTCAACATTTATTGAAATGTGGAATAAGGGATTAGTATATCTTGGAAATAGACCAAACAACTATTGTATTGATTGTGGTACCACAATAGCAGATGCAGAAATCATATATGATGATATTGAGACTAAATTAGTTTACATAAAATTTTATTTAGAAAATAATAATGAATTCATCGTTATTGCCACTACTAGACCAGAACTCCTATTTGCGTGTCAAGCGGTAATTGTGAATCCAGATGACGAGAGATATAAAGAAATGCAAGGAAAGACTCTGAGAATTCCAATCTTTAATAGAGAAGTGAAAATAAGATCACATCACTCAGCTAACAAAAACTTTGGATCTGGAGCAGTGATGATTTGTAGTTATGGTGACCTAAATGATGTTCAATTATTCAGAGAATTGGGTCTAATGGAAATTAGATCGATTAATTTGAATGGAAAAACGACAGAATTTGCCGGGATGTTTTCCAATTTACGTATAAAAGAAGCAAGAAGTAAAATAATAGACGAGTTAGAAAAGCAAGGATTAGTAGAAAAAATTGAAATTATTTCCCATAGGACTCCTCTTTGTGAAAGAAGTAAAACCCCGATTGAAATTATTTCTTTGGAAGATTATTATCTAAAACAAGTTGATTTTAAGTCGAATTTGTTAGAACAATCCAAAGATATAAAATTCTATCCGGAAATGCATAGACAAATCTTATTAAATTGGATAAATTCAATTACCATAGACTGGCCCATTTCGAGAAGAAGGTTTTATGGAACTGAAATTCCGATATGGTATTGTACAAAATGTAAAAAACCAAACCTTCCTGAACCTGGAAAATATTATAGACCCTGGGATGAAAACCCACCATTTGATAAATGCACATCGTGTAATAATGACAAATTTGAAGGAGAAAAGAAGATTTTTGATACCTGGATGGATTCGAGCATAACCCCTCTATATATTACGAAATTTTACAAAAATAGAGAAACTTTTAATAAAATTTATCCTGTATCCATTAGGCCTCAAGGAAAGGACATTGTAAGAACATGGCTTTACTACACTCTTTTAAGATGTTTGTACCTTACTAAACATATTCCATGGCATAGTGCGTGGATAATGGGATACGGGGTTGATGAAAAAGGGGAGAAAATGAGTAAAAGTAAAGGAAACGTAATTGATCCTCTCCCTATAATTAAAAAGTATGGTGCTGATGCATTTAGGTTCTGGTCTGCGAGTGAGACAAATGTTGGGTATGATTTTAGATGTTCGGAGCAAAAAATACAAAGTGCACAAAAATTCTTATCAAAATTGTGGAACATTGGAAGATTCATCTCTAATTTCGAAATAATTGATGAAAATAATAGACCCCAAGAACTAGAAGCAACTGATAAATGGATTTTGTCAGAACTTGCAAGCATGACCAAAAAATGTCTTGACGGTTATGAAGAATTGAATTTTTTTATCCCCGCTAATGCATTAAGAGAGTTTACGTGGAACATTTTTGCTGCCCATTATATTGAAATGATAAAAAGTAGAGCGTATAACAATGAATCAGAAGAAGAAAGGAAATCAGCTCTATATACAATTCATAAATGTTTTAGAACTATATTGCTTTTGTTAGAGCCGATTTCTCCTTTCATTACATATGAGCTGTGGAAGAAAATTTATGAGGATGGAGAGATAGTTTCGGAGCAAAAAAAAATTCCCACTGTGGAGATAGAATATGATGCACTTGTTTCATCCACTCAACACATTGTCAAATTCAATTCGGAAATATGGAATAAGAAGAAGGAAACTCTTTCTAGTGTTACAAATAAGCCACTTTCCTTAAAAGACCCTATAAAAACACAGATACCCCGCGAACTAGAATTATTTAAGGATGATTTAATATTGATGCACAATATTATAGTAGAGTAA
- a CDS encoding DUF6659 family protein has protein sequence MDYQKIIDTIFELNEGIRYAGLIDETGSLIVGGMRHGIDSIVDQPSEELYLTHTALRKSMRERFDDTMGKARFVYVEREKLSLLTFYLDKKMLLITLEPNLESQNVIDLAEDILDIVSGNKA, from the coding sequence ATGGACTACCAAAAAATAATTGATACTATTTTTGAGTTAAACGAAGGTATCCGATATGCTGGATTAATTGATGAAACCGGATCTTTGATAGTCGGTGGAATGCGTCATGGAATTGATTCTATTGTTGATCAACCAAGCGAAGAATTGTATTTGACTCATACTGCCCTTAGAAAGTCTATGAGAGAAAGGTTTGACGATACTATGGGTAAAGCTCGTTTTGTATACGTCGAACGTGAGAAGTTATCACTGCTAACGTTTTACTTAGATAAGAAAATGTTGTTGATTACTTTAGAGCCTAACCTAGAGTCTCAAAACGTAATTGATTTGGCAGAAGATATTCTCGATATAGTTAGTGGAAATAAGGCCTAA
- a CDS encoding discoidin domain-containing protein, whose amino-acid sequence MKKYNNFLYVFLALTLILSTPGLSNLVINAYASVNINDIIGGYLDGVPSPGSDGNSWPWPWPNPNPAPAQTPTPAQTPTPAQTPTPAPSPAQQLPADCVQDKVTRIGASGYDGNTVPQNVLDNNFNTRWSNYGSGSYIQIELEKNDILCAVDIAWHRGDVRINDFMISTSQDGTTFTPLFSGKSSGNTNSYESYVVNDPNLHAKYVRVTVNGNTENDWASVAEIRAFSKPSSTGPGPGPDPNPGPDPNPGQLPAGCVQDKVTRIGASGDDGNRPQNVLDNNLNTRWSNYGSGSYIQIELEKNDILCAVDIAWHRGDVRINDFMISTSQDGTTFTPLFDGKSSGQTNSHERYLIQDSNLTAKYVRVTVNGNTENDWASVAEIRAFSKPSSTGPGPGPDPNPGPDPNPGPGPDPSPNNQTDVFGIKKLYPDKPNGEKWFMNMNNPSSDNRFDPKLTLKKNADGSYKVTSDKVRMNVMTSAGYHQGDIKTYDQKQLSSKGYMQAINDWRNIEMTGYVKINSASDSDFDLTWYSRGGHHNSDEPCEGTAYKGGLFKDGRSRFAKEQWHSGGYSFTPAQKNIGSIEDKWIGYKAVMYNTVVNGEPAVKLENWVDENNNGQWKKVFGYTDSGGFGEDGDRCGGSPDELISWGGPIATFRWDGTSNVDIKNLSVREIVAN is encoded by the coding sequence ATGAAAAAATATAATAACTTTTTATATGTTTTTCTAGCATTAACATTAATTCTTTCTACACCTGGACTGTCCAACCTTGTCATTAATGCATATGCTAGTGTGAACATCAATGATATAATAGGTGGCTATCTAGACGGGGTGCCTTCACCAGGAAGCGATGGAAATTCTTGGCCTTGGCCTTGGCCTAACCCGAATCCTGCACCAGCCCAAACACCCACACCAGCCCAAACACCCACACCAGCCCAAACACCCACACCAGCCCCAAGTCCTGCTCAACAATTGCCTGCAGACTGTGTTCAAGATAAAGTTACTAGAATAGGTGCTAGTGGTTATGATGGTAACACTGTGCCCCAAAACGTACTTGACAATAACTTTAACACTAGGTGGTCAAACTATGGATCCGGCTCTTATATTCAAATTGAGCTTGAGAAAAATGATATACTTTGTGCTGTAGATATTGCATGGCATAGAGGTGACGTCAGGATAAACGACTTTATGATTTCAACCTCCCAAGACGGTACTACCTTTACGCCTCTCTTTTCTGGCAAGTCCAGCGGTAATACTAATTCATATGAGTCTTATGTGGTTAATGATCCCAATTTGCATGCTAAGTACGTTCGAGTTACTGTAAATGGTAATACAGAAAATGATTGGGCCTCTGTAGCTGAGATCCGAGCATTTTCTAAGCCTTCATCAACAGGCCCAGGTCCCGGTCCAGACCCCAACCCTGGCCCAGACCCCAACCCCGGTCAATTGCCTGCGGGATGTGTTCAAGATAAAGTTACTAGAATAGGTGCTAGTGGTGATGATGGTAACAGACCACAAAACGTACTTGATAATAACCTTAATACCAGGTGGTCAAACTATGGATCCGGCTCTTATATTCAAATTGAGCTTGAGAAAAATGATATACTTTGTGCTGTAGATATTGCATGGCATAGAGGTGACGTCAGGATAAACGACTTTATGATTTCAACCTCCCAAGACGGTACTACCTTTACGCCTCTATTTGATGGGAAGAGCAGTGGACAAACCAACTCACATGAACGTTATCTGATTCAAGATTCTAATTTGACAGCAAAGTACGTTCGAGTTACTGTAAATGGTAATACAGAAAATGATTGGGCCTCTGTAGCTGAGATCCGAGCATTTTCTAAGCCTTCATCAACAGGCCCAGGTCCCGGTCCAGACCCCAACCCTGGCCCAGACCCCAACCCCGGACCAGGCCCAGACCCAAGTCCAAACAACCAAACAGATGTGTTTGGCATAAAGAAACTTTATCCTGACAAACCAAACGGCGAAAAATGGTTCATGAATATGAATAATCCTTCTTCTGACAATAGGTTTGATCCCAAATTGACCCTAAAGAAAAATGCCGATGGATCATATAAGGTAACATCTGATAAGGTTAGGATGAATGTAATGACTAGTGCTGGGTATCACCAAGGTGATATTAAAACATACGATCAAAAGCAATTGTCATCCAAGGGATATATGCAAGCCATAAATGATTGGAGGAATATAGAAATGACCGGATATGTCAAAATCAATTCAGCTTCGGATTCTGATTTTGATCTAACATGGTATTCCCGTGGTGGTCATCATAACTCCGATGAACCATGTGAAGGCACAGCATACAAAGGAGGCTTGTTCAAAGATGGACGTTCTCGTTTTGCTAAAGAGCAATGGCATTCAGGTGGTTACTCCTTTACACCTGCCCAGAAAAACATAGGTTCTATCGAAGATAAATGGATAGGCTACAAAGCTGTCATGTATAATACTGTAGTAAATGGTGAGCCAGCAGTAAAACTCGAAAACTGGGTCGACGAAAACAATAATGGTCAATGGAAGAAAGTGTTTGGCTATACTGATAGCGGCGGATTCGGTGAAGATGGTGATAGATGTGGAGGAAGCCCAGATGAATTAATTTCATGGGGAGGTCCGATAGCTACATTCCGATGGGACGGAACTTCAAACGTCGATATAAAGAACCTTAGCGTGAGAGAAATAGTTGCAAATTAG